The Babylonia areolata isolate BAREFJ2019XMU chromosome 22, ASM4173473v1, whole genome shotgun sequence genome contains a region encoding:
- the LOC143297524 gene encoding ubiquitin-conjugating enzyme E2 R2-like: protein MAQSPAGGAVKALQLELKKIQAEPVEGFRVKLINDDNIFEWEVAIFGPPGTLYEGGYFKALMKFPADYPYSPPSVRFITKMWHPNVYENGEVCISILHPPVDDPQSGELPSERWNPTQTVRTILLSIISLLNEPNTFSPANVDASVMYRKWKDTKGKEKEYENIIRKQVQGTKEDASKDGVTVPTTLQEYCVSSRPTQDNQVDADFYDDDYVDDGEDEEMYQDEDEDIDSGNEEC from the exons ATGGCACAGAGTCCAGCGGGAGGTGCTGTGAAGGCGTTACAACTGGAACTGAAAAAGATTCAGGCTGAGCCTGTGGAAGGGTTTCGAGTGAAGTTGATAAACGATGACAATATTTTCGAATGGGAAGTCGCAATTTTTGGACCTCCTGGCACCCTTTACGAAGGCGGATATTTCAAG gCTCTCATGAAATTTCCAGCAGATTATCCATACTCGCCTCCAAGCGTTCGTTTTATCACCAAGATGTGGCATCCAAATGTTTATGAG aaTGGTGAGGTGTGCATATCTATCTTACATCCTCCTGTGGACGATCCTCAAAGTGGTGAGCTGCCTTCAGAGCGATGGAACCCAACACAGACTGTTAG AACGATCCTCCTCAGCATCATATCATTGTTGAACGAACCCAATACATTTTCCCCTGCCAACGTCGATGCCTCAGTCATGTATCGCAAGTGGAAAGATACCAAGGGTAAAGAGAAAGAATACGAAAACATCATCAG GAAACAAGTTCAGGGCACGAAAGAAGATGCTTCCAAGGATGGTGTCACAGTTCCCACCACACTACAAGAGTATTGTGTCAGCAGTCGACCCACACAGGACAATCAGGTGGATGCTGATTTCTACGATGATGATTATGTGGATGATGGGGAAGACGAGGAGATGTATCAGGACGAAGATGAAGACATTGACTCGGGCAACGAGGAGTGCTGA
- the LOC143296939 gene encoding methyl-CpG-binding domain protein 2-like, which translates to MALPPGWKREEVVRQSGLSAGKTDVYYYSPDGKKIRSKPQLARLLGDTFDLSAFDFRTGRVIYSAVRKSKRQKGSAFDFARGVRVDSSLVLPIRQTASIFKQPVTVIRNNPESKTKTDLKHGVQEQPRQLFWEKRLQGLRACDSTEEAIQSMELPRNMNGVGPELTTESVLQSVSASLHLNNVPVTGQSNSRSQIQKNPGVNIDTSQPHIQHILVSEEDIQRQEQRVVEARRRLQDALREEM; encoded by the exons ATGGCCCTACCACCAGGATGGAAACGAGAAGAAGTTGTTCGGCAGTCTGGTTTATCTGCTGGAAAAACTGACGTTTACTATTACag CCCAGATGGTAAGAAGATCAGGAGTAAGCCACAGCTAGCTCGCTTGCTGGGAGACACCTTTGACCTGAGTGCCTTTGATTTCCGCACTGGCCGAGTGATCTACAGTGCTGTTCGTAAGAGCAAGAGACAGAAGGGATCTGCATTTGATTTTGCTCGGG GAGTTCGAGTGGACTCCAGCTTGGTGCTACCAATTCGTCAGACAGCTTCCATCTTCAAACAGCCAGTGACAGTTATACGTAACAATCCAGAGAGTAAAACCAAAACAGACTTGAAACATGGTGTTCAAGAACAGCCCAGACAG CTGTTCTGGGAGAAACGACTGCAGGGCCTGCGGGCCTGTGACAGCACAGAGGAGGCCATCCAGTCCATGGAACTCCCCCGCAATATGAACG GTGTTGGCCCAGAGCTGACCACAGAGAGCGTGCTACAAAGCGTGTCAGCTTCCCTTCACCTGAACAATGTGCCGGTGACAGGCCAGAGCAACAGCCGCTCCCAGATCCAGAAGAACCCTGGGGTGAACATTGACACCAGCCAGCCCCACATCCAGCACATTCTGGTGTCCGAGGAGGACATCCAGCGACAGGAGCAGAGGGTCGTTGAAGCACGGCGCCGACTGCAGGACGCTCTTCGAGAAGAAATGTAA